The genomic stretch TCTGCATCGCCTCGACCGCCTGTCCGGCTTCCAGATCGCGCAGCATCGACGCCTTAAGCGGCGAACCCGGCGCGGTGAGCGTGCCCAGCGCCGTCTGCTGCGCCTGCGCGTCGATCGGCTCACCTTGGGCCTGCGCGACGGCGAGGCACTCGGCATACAGCGCGCGGACGAACGCGTCGCCGCCCTGCGCCGCGACGATCCGCCCGACCGGTGCGCGCATCAGGCACGTCGCGGCGGCGAGCGTGGCGAGGAAGGTGAATTTGGTCCACTGCTCGCGCGCGATGCGCAGCGAACGCACGTGGTCGATGCTCGCCTGCGCGCATAGCGCCGCGAATTCCGCGGTGCGGCGGCTGTCGATCGGCTCGACGCGTTCGCCGAACGTGATCGACGCCGGCTGGCCGAGATGGCGCACCTCGCCGTCGGCGCCCTTCATCGCACTGATGAAGCACAGTCCGCCGACCACGCGCCGCGCGCCGAAGCGTTCGTCCAGCGGCGCGTAATGGCGCAGGCCATTGAGGATCGGCAGCACCCACGTGTTCTCGCCGACCGCGGGCGCGATGGCGTCCATCGAGCTGTCGAGGTCGTAGGCCTTGCAGCTCAGCAGCACCATGTCGAACGGGTTCGCCTGCGCGAGCGCGGGCAAGGCGTCCGCCGTGACGTGCGCCACCGGGAAATCGGCATCGCCGAGCGGACTGCGGATCTGCAGGCCGCGCGCTTCGAGCTGCGCCGCACGCGCGGGACGCACGAGGAAGGTCACGTCCGCGCCCGATTGCGCGAGGCGCCCGCCGAAGTAACCGCCGGTGCCGCCGGCGCCGAGCACGAGGATGCGCATCAGCTGCGTAGTCCGACGCCGCGCTTGAGCAGCCACAGGCCCAGGCTCGCCAGTGCGACGACGAAGCCCAGCATCAGCGCGTACGCCACCCACACCGGCACGTCGGACACGCCGAGCAGCCCGTAGCGGAACGCGTTGACCATGTAGAAGATCGGGTTCGCATGCGTCATCGCCTCTGCCCACGGCGGCAGCAGCTTCACCGAGTAGAACACGCCGCCCAGGTACGTCAGCGGCGTGAGGATGAAGGTCGGCACGATCGCGATGTCGTCGAATTTCTTCGCGTACACCGCGTTGACGAAGCCGGCCAGCGAGAAGATCGTCGCGCCCAGGATCACGGTGGTGAGCGTGATCAACGGGTGCGGCATGCGCACCTTGGTGAACAGCATCGCGATGACGAGCACGATCGCGCCCACCATCAGCCCGCGCAGCACGGCGCCGGCGACGTAACCGGTGAGGATCACCCAGCTCGGCATCGGGCTGACCAGCAGTTCCTCGACGTGGCGGCCGAACTTCGCGCCGAAGAACGACGACGAGATGTTGCCGTAGCTGTTCTGGATCACGCTCATCATCACCAGGCCCGGCACGATGAAATCCATGTACTTGATGCCGTCCATCATGCCCACGCGCGAGCCGATCAGGCCGCCGAAGATCAGGAAGTACAGCGTCATGGTGATCGCCGGCGGCACCAGCGTCTGGCCCCAGATGCGCAGGATGCGGTTCACTTCGCGGCGCACGATGGTGCCGAGCGCGACGAAGTTGCGCTGCGTGGGGGACAGTTCGAGGTTGGTCTGCGTCATGTCGTTCATGCCACCTGCTCCGGCGGCGTCTGCGCCGTGCCGTCCTGTGCGTTCTCGCCGGTGAGGCGGACGAAGAGTTCTTCCAGCCGGTTCGATTTCGTGCGCATCGAACGCACGCGGATGCCGGCATCGCCCAACGCGGCGAACACGCGGTTGAGGTCCATCGCGCGCGGCATCTCGATGTCGAGCGTGTGGTCGTCGCTCGCGGTGAGCGTGGTGCCTTCGATCGCCGGCAGCTGCGCCGGCAACGTGCCGTCGATGTCGAGCAGGAAGCCTTCCACGTCGAGCTTGGCGAGCAGCGCCTTCATCGGGCCCTGTTCGACGATGCGGCCGCGATCGATGATCGCGAGGTTGCGGCACAGGCTCTCGGCTTCTTCCAGGTAATGCGTGGTGAGGATGATCGTCGTGCCAGCGGCGTTGATTTCCTTCAGCGTCTTCCACATGCCACGGCGGATCTCGATGTCCACGCCGGCGGTGGGTTCGTCGAGGATGAGCAGTCTGGGCTGCGTCATCATCGCGCGGGCGATCATCAACCGGCGCTTCATGCCGCCGGAGAGCGTGCGGCTCATCACCGTCGCCTTCTCCCACAGGTGCGCGCGCTTGAGTTCCACTTCGGCGCGCTTCAACGCCTCCTCGCGCGGCACGCCGTAGAAGCCGGCGTAGTTGACGAGGATGTCGACGGGCTTCTCGAACATGTTGAAGTTCAGTTCCTGCGGCACCAGGCCGATCAGCCGCATCGCGGCGTCGCGGTGGCGCTGCAGGTCGACGCCGAAGATCGACACGGAACCTTCGCTGAGGTTCACCAGCGAGCTGACGATGCCGATCAGCGTGCTCTTGCCGGCGCCGTTGGGGCCCAGCAGCGCAAAGAAGTCGCCGGGCGCGACGTCGAGCGAGACGCCCTTGAGCGCCTGCACCTTGTTGTCGTAGGTCTTGCGCAGCTCGCGCACGGACAGGGCGGGAGCGGCGTGTGCCGCCTGCGGGGAAGCGGACGGGAATGCGTTTGCCGGGGTCATCGGTGAAGGCCTGCGCCGCGGCCTCGCGGCGATAGACGGTAGTATAGGCGCCCGCGTGTGGGCGCTCCGGCCACACACTGTTGCATCACGATCGCCGTTTCACGACCGGTACCGCCGTGGCCATCCAGCACTTCCCGCTCAAGCTCGTTTCCCGCCGCATGCTGGCCCCAAGCGTGGGCCATTACACCTTCGTGCGCGATGACGGCCAGCCGCTGGATTTCATCCCTGGGCAGTTCATCCAGGTGCATTTCACGTATGCCGACGGCACGGCGACCAAGCGCAGCTATTCGCTGGCGACCATCCACGACCACGCGCTGGGCCCGGGCGAAGCGGTGGAAATCGCCGTGAGCTACGTGCCCGGCGGCGCGGCGACGGCGTTGTTCGAAGGTCTGGAGGATGGCGGCCACGTGGACGCAAGCGGTCCGTTCGGCCGGTTCTGCCTGATGCCGCAGGACGCGAACGCGCGTTACCTGCTCATCGCGACCGGCACCGGCGTCACGCCGTATCGCGCGATGTTGCCGCAGCTGGAAGCGCTGATCCGCGAACGCGGCGTGCGCGTGGTGCTGCTGTTCGGCGCGCGCAACCCGGAAGAATTGCTGTACGGCGACGAGTTCCGCGCGTTCGCCAGCCGGTATCCGGAGAATTTCCGCTTCGTCCCGTGCTTCTCGCGCGAGCTGCCGGCAGCCGATTCGCCGCACGCGCACGCCGATGTTCGACACGGTTACGTGCAGCAGTTCCTCGACGAGTTCGCACCGGATGCGACCGGCGACATCGCCTACCTGTGCGGCAATCCGAACATGGTCGACGCGTGTTTCGACGCGCTGAAGGGCTATGGACTGCCGGTGCCGCAGGTGCGACGCGAGAAGTATGTGAGCAGCAAGTAGTTCTGGGCTGCGGAACAGGTAGCGTCGAAGCACTCACTTTCGGCCAACCACCTGGCCGTCATTCCAGCGAAAGCTGGAACCCATTTTGCTGTTGCTCCTGCTCCTGCTCTTGCCGCTTCGCTCCGCTCTTGATCGTGCGCGCGTTTGTAGCCCGGGTAAGCGAAGCGCACCCGGGTCGGAGAATTGAACGCGTCCCCGGGTGCGCTTCGCTTACCCGGGCTACAAGAGCTGCAAGCAAGCCGTTTCCAGCTTTCACCGGAACCACGGTGGGTCGTTCACCGGCGCTGCGCGACTGGACGTCACGGGCCTGGGTCCCGGCTTTCGCCGGGATGACGGTGATGTGGCTTGCGCGATGAGCGAGGCCGCGGCCGACACGTCGACCCGAGCCGCCGTCGCCCACCTCCAACTGCACGACGCACCCCCCGCGATCCGCCAACCCGCGTGCAATCCAACGCCCCTTTCCCTCTGGCATGCTGGCGACTTCCACGTCGGACGAGGGACCCCGATGCGCACGTCACCTGCATGGATCGCCGCACTCGCGGTGCTCTGTCTTTCCGCCTGCTCTTCACGCGACGACACGACCGCGTCCAAGCCCGACGCCGAGGCCGGCAAACGCCTGTTCGGTTCGATCGCCTTCGAACCGTGCACGCTCTCCGGCGCACTCGCGTCGTCGAGCATCGATGCGCAGTGTGCGCGGCTGGACGTACCCGAAAACCCGCAGCGGCCCGATGGCCGCCGCATCCCGCTGAACATCGCGTGGCTGCCGGCAGGCGACAAGGGCAGCAAGTCGCCGGATCCGGTGTTCTTCCTCGCCGGCGGCCCGGGGCAGGCCGCGACGGAGTACGCGGTGCAGGTCGACGCCGCACTGCGCGACGTGCGCAAGCATCGCGACGTCGTGCTGATCGACCAGCGCGGCACGGGCAAGCTCAGCCCGCTCGTGTGCCGCGATGCGAACGGCGCGGAGCTCAGCCTTCCCGCGGACGAGGAAGTCGACGCCGGCGTCGTGGCCGACTACGCCGCGCGTTGCGCGATGGCGCTGGAAGGCAAGGCGGATCCGCGCTTCTACACGACCACGCAGGCGATCGGCGATCTCGACGCGGTGCGCGCCGCACTCGGCGTCGCGCAGGTCAACCTGGTCGGCGTGTCCTACGGCACGCGTGTCGCGCAACAATACGCCGCGCGCTATCCGCAGCACACGCGTTCGATCGTGCTCGATGGCGTGGCGCCGAACGATCTTGTCGTCGGCGGCGAGTTCGCGCGTACGTTCGAGCGCGCGCTCGAACTCCAGTCGGCGCACTGCAAGTCGCTTCCTACCTGCCGCGAACGTTATCCGCGCGATCTGCGCACGCAGTTGCGTGGCCTGAAGGAGCGCCTGGAAGCGGCGCCCGTGCAGGTGGATTACCGCGATCCCGCCACCGCGCAGCGTCGCCGCGACACGCTCACCGCCGACACCGTCGTCGGGCTCACGCACATGTTTTCGTACATGCCGGAGATGATGTCGCTGATGCCGGTGGTGATCGATGAAGCCGACCGCGGCGAGTACGCGCCGCTGATGGCGCTGGCGCAACTGGCGACGCGAAGCATGGACGGTCGCATGTCGCGCGCGATGCAGTGGTCGGTCGTCTGCGCCGAGGATGCGGACCGCTACACGCCCGATGCGGCCGACGCCGACACGGTGCTGGGTGCGGAAATGGGCCCGGCGTTCTTCGCCGCGTGCAAGGCCTGGCCGCATGGCGCGCGGCCTGCGGCGTTCGTCGAACCGCTGCGTTCGAACGTGCCTGCGCTGCTGCTGTCCGGCGAGATGGACCCGGTGACGCCGCCGGCGTATGGCGAGCGCGTGCTGAAAGGCCTGCCGAACGGACGCCACTTCGTGCTGCGCGGACAGGGACACAACGTCGGCGCGACCGGCTGCTTGCCCAAGCTCGTCGGGCAGTTCGTCGAGTCGCTCGATGCGAAGGCGCTGGATGCCACATGCCTGGATTCGGTGGGCTACGTGCCGCCGTTCACCGGATACAACGGATGGGAGCCGTGACGCGATGATCGTCGCACAGGATCTGCACAAGAGTTTCAAGACGGCCACCGGCGTGGTGCGTGCCGTGGAAGGCGTGCGCTTCGTCGCGCGCGATGGCGAAATCACCGGCCTGCTCGGCCCGAACGGCGCGGGCAAGACGACGACGCTGCGCATGCTGTACACGCTGATGAAGCCCGACACCGGCGAGGTGATGGTCGACGGCGTCGATGCCACGCGCGATCCGGCCGCGGTGCGCGGCGCGCTCGGCGTGCTGCCGGACGCACGCGGCGTGTACAAGCGACTGACCGCGCGCGAGAACATCGCCTACTTCGGCGAACTGCACGGCATGTCGAAGCAGGCCATCGCAGCGCGCACGCAGGTGCTCGCCGATGCGCTGCAGATGCACGACATCCTGGATCGCCGCACCGAGGGCTTTTCGCAGGGACAGCGCACCAAGACGGCGATCGCGCGCGCACTCGTGCACGACCCGCGCAACGTGATCCTCGACGAGCCCACCAACGGCCTGGACGTGATGACCACGCGCGCGATGCGCGGATTTTTGCAGCAACTGCGCGCGGAGGGGCGCTGCGTGATCTTCTCGAGCCACATCATGCAGGAGGTCGCCGCGCTGTGCGATCGCATCGTGATCGTCGCCAAGGGGCAGGTCGTCGCCGCGGGCACGGCCGATGAGCTGCGCGAGCAGACGGGCGAGGCGAACCTGGAAGATGCGTTCGTGAAGGCGATCGGTTCGGAAGAGGGGCTGCACGCATGAGCGTCGATTCGATCAAGGCGAACCGTCCCGGCCTGTTCGCGTCGATGTGGTCGGTGATGCGCAAGGAGCTGCTCGACATCTCGCGCGATCGCCGCACGCTCGCGCTCGCGCTGCTGCTCGGCCCGCTGCTCTATCCGGTGCTGATGATCGGCATGGGTTCGCTCGCCGAATCGCGCGCGCGCACGCAGCTGGACCGCACGCTGGAGGTGCCGACCGTCGGCCTCGAACGCGCACCGAACCTGGTCGCGTTCCTCGCCACGCAGGGCATCCGCGCGGTGAAGGCGCCGGACGACGTCGATGCGGCGATCGTGCGGCAGGAGTTCGACGTGGCGCTGCGCATTTCGCCCACTTACGCGAACGACTGGCGCAACGGCAAGCCGGCGCTGGTGGAGATCGTCGCGGACACGACGCGTCGCGACAGCGAGATCCCGAGCGCGCGCGTGCGCGCGGCGCTGGAAGGCTACGGCGGCCAGGTCGGCGCATTGCGGCTGCTCGCGCGTGGCATCGACCCGTCGGTCGTGCGCCCGGTGAGCGTGGGCAGTCGTGATCTCGCGACGGAAGAAGCCAAACGCGGCTTGATGCTCGCGGCGATCATGCCGTACCTGCTGATCCTGATGTCGTTCATCGGCGGCGCGTATCTGATCATGGACGCGACCGCGGGGGAGCGTGAACGTCAGTCCCTGGAACCGCTGCTCGCCACGCCGGC from Lysobacter auxotrophicus encodes the following:
- a CDS encoding FAD-binding oxidoreductase, encoding MLAPSVGHYTFVRDDGQPLDFIPGQFIQVHFTYADGTATKRSYSLATIHDHALGPGEAVEIAVSYVPGGAATALFEGLEDGGHVDASGPFGRFCLMPQDANARYLLIATGTGVTPYRAMLPQLEALIRERGVRVVLLFGARNPEELLYGDEFRAFASRYPENFRFVPCFSRELPAADSPHAHADVRHGYVQQFLDEFAPDATGDIAYLCGNPNMVDACFDALKGYGLPVPQVRREKYVSSK
- a CDS encoding ABC transporter permease; this encodes MNDMTQTNLELSPTQRNFVALGTIVRREVNRILRIWGQTLVPPAITMTLYFLIFGGLIGSRVGMMDGIKYMDFIVPGLVMMSVIQNSYGNISSSFFGAKFGRHVEELLVSPMPSWVILTGYVAGAVLRGLMVGAIVLVIAMLFTKVRMPHPLITLTTVILGATIFSLAGFVNAVYAKKFDDIAIVPTFILTPLTYLGGVFYSVKLLPPWAEAMTHANPIFYMVNAFRYGLLGVSDVPVWVAYALMLGFVVALASLGLWLLKRGVGLRS
- a CDS encoding ATP-binding cassette domain-containing protein encodes the protein MIVAQDLHKSFKTATGVVRAVEGVRFVARDGEITGLLGPNGAGKTTTLRMLYTLMKPDTGEVMVDGVDATRDPAAVRGALGVLPDARGVYKRLTARENIAYFGELHGMSKQAIAARTQVLADALQMHDILDRRTEGFSQGQRTKTAIARALVHDPRNVILDEPTNGLDVMTTRAMRGFLQQLRAEGRCVIFSSHIMQEVAALCDRIVIVAKGQVVAAGTADELREQTGEANLEDAFVKAIGSEEGLHA
- a CDS encoding ABC transporter permease yields the protein MSVDSIKANRPGLFASMWSVMRKELLDISRDRRTLALALLLGPLLYPVLMIGMGSLAESRARTQLDRTLEVPTVGLERAPNLVAFLATQGIRAVKAPDDVDAAIVRQEFDVALRISPTYANDWRNGKPALVEIVADTTRRDSEIPSARVRAALEGYGGQVGALRLLARGIDPSVVRPVSVGSRDLATEEAKRGLMLAAIMPYLLILMSFIGGAYLIMDATAGERERQSLEPLLATPASRGAIVSGKIAAACAMGLLSLLLTLIAFKISAQVSTGVGRMLDVSFASIGRMLLILLPMVFIGTTLLTCLAAAAKSLKEAQSHMTWLMLLPMIPTIALIVNPVKTQAWQFMVPFLAQNQMLLKVIRGEAIDLRTWGIYLGAGFAVAALLWFIAVRRYHQERLAIAG
- a CDS encoding alpha/beta hydrolase — encoded protein: MRTSPAWIAALAVLCLSACSSRDDTTASKPDAEAGKRLFGSIAFEPCTLSGALASSSIDAQCARLDVPENPQRPDGRRIPLNIAWLPAGDKGSKSPDPVFFLAGGPGQAATEYAVQVDAALRDVRKHRDVVLIDQRGTGKLSPLVCRDANGAELSLPADEEVDAGVVADYAARCAMALEGKADPRFYTTTQAIGDLDAVRAALGVAQVNLVGVSYGTRVAQQYAARYPQHTRSIVLDGVAPNDLVVGGEFARTFERALELQSAHCKSLPTCRERYPRDLRTQLRGLKERLEAAPVQVDYRDPATAQRRRDTLTADTVVGLTHMFSYMPEMMSLMPVVIDEADRGEYAPLMALAQLATRSMDGRMSRAMQWSVVCAEDADRYTPDAADADTVLGAEMGPAFFAACKAWPHGARPAAFVEPLRSNVPALLLSGEMDPVTPPAYGERVLKGLPNGRHFVLRGQGHNVGATGCLPKLVGQFVESLDAKALDATCLDSVGYVPPFTGYNGWEP
- the panE gene encoding 2-dehydropantoate 2-reductase, coding for MRILVLGAGGTGGYFGGRLAQSGADVTFLVRPARAAQLEARGLQIRSPLGDADFPVAHVTADALPALAQANPFDMVLLSCKAYDLDSSMDAIAPAVGENTWVLPILNGLRHYAPLDERFGARRVVGGLCFISAMKGADGEVRHLGQPASITFGERVEPIDSRRTAEFAALCAQASIDHVRSLRIAREQWTKFTFLATLAAATCLMRAPVGRIVAAQGGDAFVRALYAECLAVAQAQGEPIDAQAQQTALGTLTAPGSPLKASMLRDLEAGQAVEAMQIVGDMFLRARAAGMEAAALAAAWVHLQAYEAGRTAT
- a CDS encoding ABC transporter ATP-binding protein, whose protein sequence is MTPANAFPSASPQAAHAAPALSVRELRKTYDNKVQALKGVSLDVAPGDFFALLGPNGAGKSTLIGIVSSLVNLSEGSVSIFGVDLQRHRDAAMRLIGLVPQELNFNMFEKPVDILVNYAGFYGVPREEALKRAEVELKRAHLWEKATVMSRTLSGGMKRRLMIARAMMTQPRLLILDEPTAGVDIEIRRGMWKTLKEINAAGTTIILTTHYLEEAESLCRNLAIIDRGRIVEQGPMKALLAKLDVEGFLLDIDGTLPAQLPAIEGTTLTASDDHTLDIEMPRAMDLNRVFAALGDAGIRVRSMRTKSNRLEELFVRLTGENAQDGTAQTPPEQVA